In a genomic window of Candidatus Hydrogenedentota bacterium:
- a CDS encoding DUF1559 domain-containing protein: MKKRGFTLIELLVVIAIIGILAAILLPALARAREAARRSSCQNNLKQWGLVFKMYGNEAKGTYPPLQTIADRTQWGGNVELALAAGPAVNAIYPEYLTDPNIIQCPSDAEFSNEKLALTFQAGDPDNPVGVVPGTSRLPFAPDEIDCSYAYFSWCFDELKRCLPPNIFPTMSTFLGTSTATALPAQVGLAIEGFVTRAVPYYPNNLYRAAAEADKDISLGTAFAGYGNGGGNTIYRFREGIERFLITDINNPGASNMAQSTLWLMLDVFSAGKTTRYFNHIPGGCNVLFMDGHVEFIRYVSVPNIEGMSPVQAEAAIQGCTSPVLPTFAVVVGSFD, translated from the coding sequence ATGAAAAAACGCGGTTTCACCCTCATCGAGCTGCTGGTGGTCATCGCCATCATCGGCATTCTGGCGGCCATACTGCTGCCCGCCCTGGCCCGCGCCCGGGAGGCGGCACGCCGGTCGTCGTGCCAGAACAACCTCAAGCAGTGGGGGCTGGTCTTCAAAATGTACGGCAACGAGGCCAAGGGCACCTATCCGCCCCTGCAGACCATTGCTGACCGCACCCAATGGGGCGGCAATGTCGAGTTGGCCTTGGCGGCCGGACCGGCGGTCAACGCCATTTACCCCGAGTACCTCACGGACCCGAACATCATCCAGTGCCCCTCCGACGCGGAATTCAGCAACGAAAAACTTGCCCTTACCTTCCAGGCTGGCGACCCTGACAATCCGGTCGGTGTGGTGCCCGGCACGTCACGGCTGCCCTTCGCGCCCGACGAGATAGACTGCAGCTATGCCTATTTCAGTTGGTGCTTCGATGAACTGAAGCGGTGCCTGCCCCCCAACATATTCCCCACCATGTCAACCTTTCTGGGCACTTCAACAGCCACGGCCCTCCCGGCGCAGGTGGGCCTTGCAATTGAGGGCTTCGTCACCCGCGCCGTGCCTTATTATCCCAACAACCTGTACAGGGCCGCGGCGGAGGCGGACAAGGACATCAGTCTCGGCACCGCGTTCGCGGGTTACGGCAACGGCGGCGGAAACACCATCTACCGGTTCCGCGAGGGCATCGAGCGGTTCCTCATCACGGACATCAACAATCCGGGCGCGTCCAACATGGCCCAGAGCACCCTTTGGCTTATGCTGGATGTTTTCTCCGCAGGCAAGACCACGCGCTATTTTAACCATATCCCCGGCGGCTGCAATGTCCTGTTCATGGACGGGCATGTCGAGTTCATCCGCTATGTGAGTGTCCCCAACATCGAGGGCATGAGCCCCGTCCAGGCCGAGGCGGCCATACAGGGATGCACCTCGCCCGTGCTGCCGACCTTCGCCGTGGTGGTGGGCAGTTTCGACTGA
- a CDS encoding DUF1559 domain-containing protein, with product MKKRGFTLIELLVVIAIIGILAAILLPALARAREAARRSSCQNNLKQWGLVYKMYSNEAKGNFPPIQVGAYNKHPLDDSGAVRGVLDAGPNVFTLYPEYLTDPMIVFCPSDSELSTDIADAKRDNDWCFGYAANGGGKCARAVDASYTYLGWVFDDTDNRAALNSYPFYSLLSSLLNPEELASVNPAALVPNQMGQMFNQLFNITELTPYISGSKAGMYPGADKDITVPAGLGNGGGSTVYRLREGIERFLITDINNPGAANQAQSAIYIMFDQLSTNAAAFNHVPGGANVLYMDGHVEFLRYQVNGDAPVNGPVAELVGIFTAM from the coding sequence ATGAAAAAGCGTGGCTTTACGCTCATTGAACTGCTCGTGGTCATCGCCATCATCGGCATTCTGGCCGCCATCCTGCTCCCCGCGCTGGCGCGCGCCCGCGAGGCGGCCCGCCGCTCCTCCTGCCAGAACAACCTGAAGCAGTGGGGACTGGTCTACAAGATGTACAGCAACGAGGCCAAGGGCAACTTCCCGCCGATTCAGGTCGGCGCCTACAACAAGCATCCCCTTGACGACAGCGGCGCGGTGCGCGGCGTGCTCGATGCCGGCCCGAACGTCTTCACCCTGTACCCCGAATACCTCACGGACCCGATGATCGTCTTCTGCCCGTCGGACTCCGAACTGAGCACGGACATTGCGGACGCCAAGCGCGACAATGATTGGTGCTTCGGCTACGCCGCCAATGGCGGCGGGAAATGCGCCCGCGCCGTGGATGCCAGCTACACATACCTCGGCTGGGTCTTTGACGACACCGACAACCGCGCGGCCCTGAACAGCTATCCGTTCTACAGTCTGCTCAGCAGCCTGCTGAACCCGGAAGAGCTCGCGAGCGTGAACCCCGCCGCGCTCGTTCCCAACCAGATGGGCCAGATGTTCAACCAGCTTTTCAATATCACCGAGCTGACCCCCTATATCAGCGGTTCAAAGGCCGGCATGTATCCCGGTGCCGACAAGGACATCACCGTGCCCGCCGGGCTGGGCAATGGCGGCGGCAGCACGGTGTACCGCCTGCGCGAGGGCATCGAGCGCTTCCTCATCACCGACATCAACAACCCCGGCGCGGCGAACCAGGCGCAGAGCGCAATCTACATCATGTTTGACCAGCTCAGCACCAACGCCGCCGCATTCAACCATGTGCCCGGCGGCGCGAACGTCCTCTACATGGACGGCCATGTCGAGTTCCTCCGCTACCAGGTGAATGGCGACGCCCCGGTCAACGGCCCCGTTGCCGAACTGGTCGGCATCTTCACCGCGATGTAA
- a CDS encoding DUF1559 domain-containing protein has protein sequence MKKRGFTLIELLVVIAIIGILAAILLPALARAREAARRSSCQNNLKQWGLVFKMYGNEAKGNYPPLQIIRDRTQWGGNVSIELAAGPAVYSIYPEYLTDPNIIQCPSDSEFSNEKADLTFQPGDPDNPAGVVPGTSKLNYEPENIDCSYAYFSFAFDEMKRCLAPNQFPLLQQVLGTTTATALPAQVGAAIEGFVGRALTAYAANDAYGVAREADKDVSLSGALAGYGNGGGNTIYRFREGIERFLITDINNPGAANMAQSSLWIIMDTIGAGKNAQYFNHVPGGCNVLFMDGHVEFIRYVGAPSIEGMSPAQAEAAVQGATSPVLPTFAVIVGSF, from the coding sequence ATGAAAAAACGCGGTTTCACCCTCATCGAACTGTTGGTGGTCATTGCCATCATCGGTATTCTGGCAGCCATTCTGCTGCCCGCCCTGGCGCGCGCCCGCGAGGCCGCCCGCCGCTCGTCCTGTCAGAACAACCTCAAGCAGTGGGGTCTGGTCTTCAAGATGTACGGCAACGAGGCGAAGGGCAACTATCCTCCATTGCAGATCATCCGTGATCGGACCCAGTGGGGCGGCAATGTGAGCATCGAGCTTGCGGCCGGTCCCGCTGTCTACTCCATCTACCCCGAGTACCTCACGGACCCGAACATCATCCAGTGCCCGTCCGACTCGGAGTTCAGCAATGAAAAGGCGGACCTGACCTTCCAGCCCGGCGACCCCGACAATCCGGCCGGTGTGGTTCCGGGGACCTCCAAACTGAACTACGAGCCGGAGAATATTGACTGCAGTTACGCCTATTTCAGTTTTGCTTTCGACGAGATGAAACGCTGCCTTGCCCCGAACCAGTTCCCCCTGCTCCAGCAGGTGCTCGGCACCACGACGGCCACGGCACTTCCCGCCCAGGTCGGCGCCGCCATCGAGGGATTTGTCGGCAGGGCGCTCACTGCCTATGCTGCCAATGATGCCTATGGCGTCGCGCGGGAAGCGGACAAGGACGTTTCCCTTAGCGGCGCGCTTGCCGGGTACGGCAACGGCGGCGGCAACACCATTTACCGTTTCCGCGAGGGCATCGAGCGCTTCCTCATCACGGACATCAACAACCCCGGCGCGGCCAACATGGCGCAGAGCTCGCTGTGGATCATCATGGACACGATTGGCGCGGGCAAAAACGCGCAGTACTTCAACCATGTGCCCGGCGGCTGCAATGTCCTGTTCATGGACGGCCATGTCGAGTTCATCCGTTACGTGGGCGCGCCCAGCATCGAGGGCATGAGCCCCGCCCAGGCCGAAGCGGCGGTGCAGGGAGCCACCTCGCCCGTGCTTCCGACCTTCGCCGTGATCGTCGGCAGCTTCTAA